A genomic region of Clavibacter michiganensis subsp. insidiosus contains the following coding sequences:
- a CDS encoding MarR family winged helix-turn-helix transcriptional regulator, whose product MTDHDLRGTLGDLVTAGHRLTRLAAHEVGGTSSPAVWRTLSVLVTWPGGMRLGALAERSRVSQPTTTKIVRSLVAQGWIAQVTDPSDARATLLEITSAGRSALGDWRDRLATALVPRFADLPADDVAVLARAVEIVMLRVDGEPAPAPAGD is encoded by the coding sequence ATGACCGATCACGACCTGCGCGGCACCCTCGGGGACCTGGTGACCGCCGGGCACCGGCTCACGCGCCTCGCCGCGCACGAGGTGGGCGGCACGAGCTCGCCCGCCGTATGGCGCACCCTGTCGGTGCTCGTGACGTGGCCGGGAGGGATGCGCCTCGGCGCGCTCGCCGAGCGCAGCCGCGTGTCCCAGCCCACGACCACCAAGATCGTGCGCTCGCTCGTCGCCCAGGGCTGGATCGCGCAGGTCACGGACCCGTCCGACGCGCGCGCGACGCTCCTCGAGATCACGTCGGCCGGCCGGTCCGCGCTCGGCGACTGGCGCGACCGCCTGGCCACCGCGCTCGTGCCGCGCTTCGCCGACCTCCCGGCCGACGACGTGGCCGTGCTCGCGCGGGCCGTCGAGATCGTCATGTTGCGCGTCGACGGCGAGCCCGCTCCCGCTCCCGCGGGCGACTGA